The Gordonia sp. KTR9 genome contains a region encoding:
- a CDS encoding DHA2 family efflux MFS transporter permease subunit — MAGPMTVAPEASNTQAPGTGLARPGVVLLILSGAAFMASLDVFIVNVAFDDIGADFPDATLSQMSWILNAYAILYAALLVPAGRIVDRYGRKGGFLLGLAIFTAASAACAAAQGVWWLVAFRAVQALGAAILTPASLGLVVSTIPPERRARSVRIWAATGALAAAFGPAVGGLLVEASWRWVFLVNIPVGVAALIAGALVLSRSRNESASGFPDALGAALLVIAVGALTLGLVQGSEWGWTDIRITGAWVVAAVSLAGFVVSSAHHSEPVISPALLRVRAFSMANVTMVLFSIPFAGALLANILWLQQVWGFSPIETGLAVSTGPLMVPIFAAVSHRLSSRISVGVLVAIGCALFAIGIALVALSVDATPDFATEFLPGWLIGGVGVGFALPSILSSATADLPADQAATGSAVVNMSRQIGMSLGVSLLVAIIGTSVVYDDVHDAFVTAWWVLTGTAVVGAISALGMTPRHQPTAP; from the coding sequence ATGGCCGGCCCGATGACCGTCGCGCCCGAAGCATCGAATACGCAGGCTCCGGGCACCGGTCTCGCTCGTCCCGGCGTCGTCCTGCTCATCCTGTCCGGGGCCGCATTCATGGCCAGCCTCGACGTCTTCATCGTGAACGTCGCCTTCGACGACATCGGTGCGGATTTCCCCGACGCGACCCTGTCCCAGATGTCGTGGATTCTCAACGCCTACGCCATTCTGTATGCGGCGCTGCTGGTTCCGGCCGGGCGGATCGTCGATCGCTATGGCCGCAAGGGCGGCTTCCTCCTCGGACTCGCGATCTTCACCGCGGCCAGTGCCGCATGCGCTGCGGCGCAGGGGGTCTGGTGGCTCGTCGCGTTTCGTGCGGTCCAGGCCCTCGGGGCGGCGATACTCACCCCGGCCAGCCTGGGCCTGGTGGTCTCGACCATTCCGCCGGAGCGTCGTGCCCGGTCGGTTCGCATCTGGGCGGCGACGGGGGCGCTCGCGGCTGCCTTCGGTCCGGCAGTGGGTGGGTTGCTCGTCGAGGCGTCGTGGCGCTGGGTCTTCCTGGTGAACATCCCGGTGGGCGTCGCTGCGCTGATCGCAGGCGCACTGGTCCTGTCCCGCTCACGGAACGAATCCGCGAGTGGCTTCCCCGACGCGCTCGGCGCGGCGCTGCTGGTGATCGCCGTGGGCGCCCTCACCCTGGGACTCGTGCAGGGCAGTGAATGGGGATGGACGGACATCCGTATCACGGGGGCCTGGGTAGTTGCGGCGGTGTCGTTGGCCGGTTTCGTCGTCAGTTCGGCACACCATTCCGAACCTGTGATCTCACCCGCCCTGCTGCGCGTCCGTGCGTTCTCGATGGCGAACGTGACGATGGTGCTGTTCTCGATCCCGTTCGCCGGCGCCCTCCTCGCCAACATCCTCTGGCTGCAACAGGTCTGGGGCTTCTCGCCGATCGAGACAGGTCTGGCGGTGTCGACCGGACCGCTCATGGTGCCGATCTTCGCGGCGGTGTCCCATCGGCTCAGCTCGCGGATCTCTGTGGGGGTCCTGGTCGCGATCGGGTGCGCGCTCTTCGCGATCGGGATCGCACTCGTCGCATTGTCGGTCGACGCCACTCCGGATTTCGCCACCGAGTTCCTGCCCGGCTGGCTGATCGGCGGTGTCGGAGTGGGATTCGCGCTGCCGTCCATTCTGTCCTCGGCGACCGCCGACCTGCCTGCCGATCAGGCGGCAACCGGCAGCGCAGTGGTCAACATGAGCCGCCAGATCGGTATGTCACTCGGCGTCAGCCTCTTGGTCGCGATCATCGGTACCTCGGTCGTCTACGACGACGTGCACGATGCCTTCGTGACCGCGTGGTGGGTCCTGACCGGAACCGCTGTGGTGGGCGCGATCTCGGCGCTGGGCATGACCCCGCGACATCAACCCACCGCCCCATGA